In Leptospira bourretii, the genomic window ACAATTAAGTCAATGTTGTTTTCTTCTACATAAGATTCTAATTTGTTTGTTGTTGTGACTGTATGTAGTTTTTTGGGAGCTAAGTTTTTTTTCCCTGCAACAAATCCTTTCACCATATACCCATAAATGGAATGTTTTTTGATGGTTTCAGAAAAGTTGATGGCAGATCTTCCTGTTCCGATGATAAGAACCGATTTTAAATTGAATCCTCTGCTTCGTAGGTATTGCATAAAAGTACGCAATATAAAATGAGAAAAGGAAGTGAGGATGGTTGTACAAATTGCAAAATAACCAATGACTAATCTGGAAAAACTTTCTCCTCGAAAGAAAAACAAAAGAGAAAGAACCACAAGTAAATTTAAAATGACACCAGTAATGATGGCAAAAAGTTCATCAGAAAAAGATAAACCTCTTCTTGGGTGGTATAAGTCGATAGATAGAAACGATAATACTTGGGAAAATCCGAGTACGATTCCTAAGATAAGATAATTTACAGGATCAATTGTTTGGATTTGAAAACTTGAATCAGGAGAAAGGTAATATCGAATCACATAAGCACAAACAAAACTTGTCAGTGCAATAAAGAAATCTGTTACAATGAACAGGAGTTTGAAGGATTGGCTTCTTTCTTTTAACATGATAAACTCGAAAATTATTCCGTTAAGTCTGTTGTAGTTCCGTCCAGAGGACGTTTGCGGAATCTATACAAACGAACCCGAGTGGCTTGTGCCGAAGACGATTCGCCAAAACTGAAATTGGTTAAGTTAACAGAAAAGTATACAGATTGGTCGTAAAAAGTCAATTGGTTGTTCATTGCAAGACCTCCTGGCAATGCTCTTAGGTTCATACTGTAACCTAAACGGTATTCCCAGTTATGTAAATCCAACTTCAAGGTCATCATGAAGCGGTTGATATTAAAAACAGTTTTTTGTCTTTGTGTTTGGCCTTGGGCACCAGTTCCTGCCGCCAAATCTTCCCAAATGGTTGTTTGGTCATAATTGGTCCCGGTTTGTGATGTGTATAGTTCAGGGCTGGTATTCATAGCATAGAATTGTCCCTGTGCAAGTGCTGTCAAACGCCATGGTTCAGTCACTCGAGAATCTAGTTCTAATTCAATACCGGAATATCTTGTTACTTTTACATCGGTTTTAAAGAAAAATCGGTAACTGTCTAAATAACTATCTTTATAAACATGATACCAAGTAGATCCAATTTCTAAACTTCGAAAAGCTCGAATGATAGGCCAAGAAAACCCACCCATTTTATAAGATACGGTTAAGTTATTTGATAGGGATCTGTTTTGTGGAGTATGGTGCACGTAATCATTATTAATGAATACACCAGAATAAAAATTACGTTTTCTTTCCAGAAGACTTGGTCTACGTGTTGTAAATCCATCCACAAAATCAAAGAATCCACCCACTCGAACAACAGTATAATACCAACGTTGCATATTCGTAAGACCTGGATTGTATGTAGAAGAAAACTGTCGTAAATCACGAATCGTTCTAACAGAAATATCCCAGTCATTAAGGGCATAACTTTCTAAAGAAAACTCAGCTTCGTGTTGTCTTAAATTTCCAAGAATAGGATCTTTTGCTTCTGCTTTGTCAGCATCCAAACGACGATAAGTGGTTGATAAAAAGATTTCTGGAATCCCCATACGAACTGTATGCGATTGGCGAACATACTGATAAGATTGTTGTTTTAAAAGTGTTGCATATGCTTTGTTCACATCACGATCAGGGCTGTTTAAATCATTACCCGAACCAGGAAATTCTACAGTTTGTTTTGTTGCTCCCATATAAACGGAAGGTGTGAAAGACATATATGCGCCCATTGCAATGGGAGAACGAAATCCAGTTTCTCCGATGACATTAGTTTGAGATCGCAAAACAAAGTCTTGGTATTGGCTTCTTGGATCAACCACACCAGTTGTTGGATTCGTTTTTTGTTGTGGAACACCGTAAATCCGATTGATGTTAGTTTGAAACAATAAATCCCAATAGATTGGACTTGTTGTTCCTGGCACCAAGCCAATGTTACTTGAGTTTCTGATCGTTACTGCTGGTAAAGTATCTTGTGCAGCAAAATATTGGTTTGCTTGGATTTGATACACGAGTGTTCGGCTCATGGAAATACCAACGCTTAAATCACCTCGGTTTTCCGTATAATTTAAGTTCCAATTGAGTAAGTTACGAATGAGTCCGAAACGAACATCTCTATATGTATATAAGGACTGTAAAGAGTTGGAAGGTTGGTATCTATTTCCAAATTCATAATCAAACTGACGATTACTGTAGTTTTCATATTGTAATTGAACGTTTCTTGTGTAGTCACGAGAAAAATCATTGAATTTAGCATTCAATCGAATATCTGTTTTCCACCAAGGGTCATAATTAACGCCCGTATTGCGGTATGGCAAACCAGTATTGGGAAACATTTCCCCGCGATCTACATTGTTTGTAACGGCAACGTTGCCGAATCCGCCATTTCTAAATCGATCTTCATACACGGGAGTAATGGCAGTGTTTTTATAATTTGCGTAACCTAGATTGATATTGT contains:
- a CDS encoding LPS-assembly protein LptD: MEILAQDINGLKLLFPEQAGQTKNAQEEERKQTAAQVQRGLVRKSVDSMSDREVEDNLRNLGLNPSGTIYTKRERLREALVPEEEQNLTPESLLSSQTKKGPPIQIQNAAEGQLLNIDKTKGGVLVLRGKVRLKIRSGELVADSVSIDANRQEIYAEGGVEYKDGSAKVNGDRMIYDLKINQGVVYNSKLSMFPSHFIGQKIKRLDEKRYLLEMGYFTACNAELPHESFQAKKIFIHDDRSVVAYSVSYKVGGTSLFWLPVLYNSESGNGVTTQIGKNNTQGWFWQNSYQWSDSYPNSIFLANGYKFRFDMYEKTGQAAQLEMWKLSPFLNYNINLGYANYKNTAITPVYEDRFRNGGFGNVAVTNNVDRGEMFPNTGLPYRNTGVNYDPWWKTDIRLNAKFNDFSRDYTRNVQLQYENYSNRQFDYEFGNRYQPSNSLQSLYTYRDVRFGLIRNLLNWNLNYTENRGDLSVGISMSRTLVYQIQANQYFAAQDTLPAVTIRNSSNIGLVPGTTSPIYWDLLFQTNINRIYGVPQQKTNPTTGVVDPRSQYQDFVLRSQTNVIGETGFRSPIAMGAYMSFTPSVYMGATKQTVEFPGSGNDLNSPDRDVNKAYATLLKQQSYQYVRQSHTVRMGIPEIFLSTTYRRLDADKAEAKDPILGNLRQHEAEFSLESYALNDWDISVRTIRDLRQFSSTYNPGLTNMQRWYYTVVRVGGFFDFVDGFTTRRPSLLERKRNFYSGVFINNDYVHHTPQNRSLSNNLTVSYKMGGFSWPIIRAFRSLEIGSTWYHVYKDSYLDSYRFFFKTDVKVTRYSGIELELDSRVTEPWRLTALAQGQFYAMNTSPELYTSQTGTNYDQTTIWEDLAAGTGAQGQTQRQKTVFNINRFMMTLKLDLHNWEYRLGYSMNLRALPGGLAMNNQLTFYDQSVYFSVNLTNFSFGESSSAQATRVRLYRFRKRPLDGTTTDLTE